A window of Cucurbita pepo subsp. pepo cultivar mu-cu-16 chromosome LG06, ASM280686v2, whole genome shotgun sequence contains these coding sequences:
- the LOC111797501 gene encoding RING-H2 finger protein ATL11-like translates to MIPVMVIRKRNHGVACRLLLLLLLHAAAAAQETGAGTIPVSSEPEISKNMAIAFVALISAFFVLGIVSVYTRRCRERRFGRGLGIGIEGRDGGGSGGGGGMPWRPARGLDPAFIATFPTFVYSTVKGLKIGKSSLECAVCLNEFENSDRLRLIPKCSHVFHSVCVDAWLVSHSTCPVCRANLCPKPGDVTLSMINFDPAGSERTGSVPSPLPSPSPNHVSIPVVDDLRAGEEARVEANVTNPSPVPTRSTPTRSRSLGWRLSGIFQRSNSTGHDRFTLRLPDAVRSQLMNSTLNRTRSWAELPREQSLRRGYRGGIGENGRWRNFLHRTFSVPAQVVGRVAGTGRSPVHEDRGERSFARLTPSGIGPSTVAD, encoded by the coding sequence ATGATTCCAGTGATGGTAATCAGGAAGAGGAATCACGGTGTTGCTTGCCGATTATTGTTGCTTCTGTTGCTGcacgccgccgccgccgcgcAGGAGACAGGAGCTGGAACGATACCGGTATCGTCGGAGCCGGAGATCAGTAAAAATATGGCGATCGCATTTGTTGCGTTGATATCCGCCTTCTTCGTCCTCGGCATCGTCTCTGTCTACACGCGCCGCTGCAGAGAGCGGCGATTTGGAAGAGGTTTAGGAATTGGAATCGAGGGGAGAGATGGCGGTGGCagtggcggcggcggaggcaTGCCGTGGAGGCCGGCGCGTGGATTGGATCCGGCGTTCATCGCGACATTTCCGACTTTTGTGTACTCGACGGTGAAAGGGCTGAAAATCGGGAAAAGCTCACTGGAATGCGCCGTTTGCttgaatgaatttgaaaatagtgATCGGCTGCGTTTGATTCCGAAGTGTAGTCATGTTTTTCACTCTGTTTGTGTTGATGCTTGGTTAGTTTCGCACTCGACTTGCCCTGTTTGCAGAGCTAATCTCTGTCCTAAACCCGGCGACGTAACATTGTCGATGATTAACTTCGATCCCGCCGGCTCAGAACGAACCGGTAGCGTACCGTCTCCTTTGCCATCTCCGTCGCCGAACCATGTATCCATTCCGGTGGTTGACGATCTCCGTGCCGGAGAAGAAGCGAGAGTAGAGGCAAATGTGACGAATCCGAGTCCGGTGCCGACCAGGAGCACCCCAACGCGGTCGAGGTCGTTGGGATGGCGGTTGAGTGGAATATTTCAGCGGTCTAACTCGACCGGGCATGATCGATTCACTTTGCGGTTGCCGGATGCGGTACGGAGTCAGCTGATGAACTCGACGTTGAACCGAACCCGAAGCTGGGCGGAGTTGCCGAGAGAGCAGAGTTTGCGACGGGGATATCGGGGTGGAATCGGAGAAAATGGCCGGTGGAGGAATTTCCTTCACCGGACGTTTTCGGTGCCGGCGCAGGTCGTCGGAAGGGTTGCCGGAACTGGCCGGTCTCCGGTGCATGAGGACCGCGGTGAGAGGTCGTTTGCACGGCTGACGCCGAGTGGAATTGGTCCAAGTACGGTGGCGGATTAG